A region of Panicum virgatum strain AP13 chromosome 8N, P.virgatum_v5, whole genome shotgun sequence DNA encodes the following proteins:
- the LOC120684635 gene encoding uncharacterized protein LOC120684635 isoform X2 — MRKRMESVDDLIEEAKLRTVGWALCVFAISYFLTHTSKSMWTNVPMSILILAFLRYLSFKVEFRWREQPARKHTYLSQVSKKQLSANDHRLSTVLPVSRWRRKVGSPSVEAAFESFTDNILRDFVLDLWYSDITPDREAPELICGLILHGLGELSGRVKEMNLVDLLTRDMVDLIGDHLDIFRKNQAVIGADVMRTLSSEERDERLKQHLIVSQELHPALLSSEHEYKVLQEIVGGIMALVLRPQDAQSPLVRCFSRELMTCLVLQPVMNFASPIYMNELIVYLLNNNDTSNVGGNANMANTGTVTVMHDHPSYKGGSQGSQKESRNLALEPSGLVPGNNSGMRTLVTSEGGKSKVLQDDHDSAIQPRQPNWAVVLDAATKRRSEVLAPENLENMWAIGRNYQKKMIKADHSSRLKGSGGLDNSPRTVAVAKELSSNFNERIASVDDKYMVTMMHSTNRNVQSTFVTGSHPLALQNKNEVKPKEVNQVSYSSKEKTHETSNIAKDQLKRSSSTPDIEKRYLAKSNQPMVSSESGNARKNQDDKVSGLTSHVEVLLHVPKIRCRVVGAYFEKLGSKSFAVYSIAVTDADNKTWFVKRRYRNFERLHRQLKEIPNYSLHLPPKSFLSSSVDDYLVHQRCILLDKYLQDLLSIANIAEQHEVWDFLSASSKNYSAGKSTSVMKTLAVNVDDAMDDIVRQFKGVSDGLKRAVGTSPSSATAEFIDNRMYLPWNQEETDNHNVHHKNLERVHSLSDGDSNYEDLTSSVNSGCHSDNEVNNKGHTSNDIKQIETHASFDSQMSEQIQKPVRAYSDSSNMSSPNTFEDPTGIPPEWMPTNVSVPLLNLVEKVFQLKRRGWIRRQVLWISKQILQLVMEDAIDEWIIRQINWLRREDFIVQVIRWIQDTLWPNGIFFTKLDGYKGNGGGSSQFDKQSSGTGSGKKSGASSFEFQLEASRNASEVKKLLLDGTPSTLVSIIGYKQYRRSARDMYYFLQYPVVAV, encoded by the exons ATGCGGAAGAGGATGGAGAGCGTGGACGATCTGATCGAGGAGGCCAAGCTGCGCACCGTGGGGTGGGCGCTCTGCGTCTTCGCCATCTCCTACTTCCTCACGC ATACAAGCAAATCAATGTGGACAAATGTGCCCATGTCGATCCTTATACTTGCATTTCTCCGATATCTCTCCTTCAAAGTGGAGTTCCGTTGGAGGGAACAGCCTGCACGGAAGCATACATATTTGTCTCAAGTGTCAAAGAAACAGTTATCTGCTAATGATCATCGTCTTTCAACTGTGCTGCCGGTTTCAAGATGGAGAAGGAAAGTTGGCTCACCTTCCGTTGAGGCTGCTTTTGAAAGTTTCACTGACAATATTTTGAGGGACTTTGTTTTAGACTTGTGGTATTCAGATATTACTCCTGACAGAGAGGCCCCAGAACTGATATGTGGCTTAATACTTCATGGTCTTGGTGAATTATCAGGCAGGGTGAAAGAGATGAATCTAGTTGACTTGCTAACAAG GGATATGGTTGATTTGATTGGTGACCATTTAGATATTTTTCGGAAGAATCAAGCTGTAATTGGTGCTGATGTTATGAGGACGTTGTCTTCCGAGGAAAGAGATGAGAGACTGAAGCAGCACCTAATTGTTTCACAGGAACTTCATCCAGCACTGTTATCTTCAGAGCACGAGTACAAG GTTCTTCAAGAAATTGTGGGGGGCATTATGGCTCTAGTTTTAAGACCACAAGATGCTCAGAGTCCACTAGTTCGCTGTTTCTCCAGGGAACTCATGACCTGCCTTGTCTTGCAGCCAGTGATGAACTTTGCAAGTCCAAT CTATATGAACGAGTTGATTGTCTACCTTCTAAACAACAATGACACGAGCAATGTAGGAGGCAATGCAAACATGGCTAATACTGGAACTGTGACGGTAATGCATGATCATCCATCTTACAAAGGCGGTTCGCAAGGTTCCCAAAAGGAATCGAGGAATTTGGCTTTAGAACCAAGTGGCTTAGTTCCAGGAAATAATTCTGGCATGAGGACACTTGTTACTTCTGAAGGTGGAAAGTCAAAAGTGTTGCAGGATGACCATGACAGTGCCATCCAGCCTCGTCAGCCAAACTGGGCAGTGGTATTGGATGCAGCTACTAAAAGAAGATCAGAGGTTCTTGCCCCTGAGAATCTTGAGAACATGTGGGCAATAGGAAGAAATTACCAAAAGAAAATGATTAAAGCAGACCATTCATCAAGATTGAAAGGTTCTGGTGGTTTAGATAACAGTCCAAGGACTGTGGCAGTGGCTAAAGAGCTATCCTCTAACTTCAATGAGAGAATTGCATCTGTTGATGATAAATACATGGTGACCATGATGCATAGTACAAATAGGAATGTTCAGTCCACGTTTGTCACAGGCAGTCATCCGCTTGCTTTACAAAATAAGAATGAAGTGAAACCAAAAGAGGTGAATCAAGTTAGTTACAGCAGCAAGGAAAAAACACATGAAACCAGCAACATTGCAAAAGATCAACTAAAGCGGTCTAGTAGTACTCCTGATATTGAGAAAAGATATTTGGCCAAAAGTAACCAACCCATGGTTTCTAGTGAAAGTGGAAATGCAAGGAAAAATCAGGATGATAAGGTTTCTGGTCTTACCTCTCATGTTGAGGTACTGTTGCATGTTCCAAAGATAAGATGCAGG GTTGTCGGTGCATATTTCGAGAAACTAGGTTCAAAATCTTTTGCAGTTTATTCTATTGCTGTGACTGATGCAGATAACAAGACCTGGTTTGTGAAAAGAAG ATACCGAAATTTTGAACGTCTTCATCGACAGCTGAAGGAGATACCTAATTATTCATTGCATCTACCTCCAAAGAGTTTTCTTTCATCTAGTGTTGATGATTACCTTGTGCACCAACGATGCATTCTCCTGGACAAGTATCTTCAA GATCTCTTGTCTATAGCTAACATTGCAGAACAACATGAAGTTTGGGATTTTCTTAGTGCATCATCAAAG AATTACTCTGCAGGAAAGTCCACCTCTGTTATGAAAACTTTGGCTG TTAATGTTGATGATGCAATGGATGACATTGTTCGACAATTTAAAGGAGTTTCAGATGGTTTGAAACGGGCGGTTGGCACATCACCTTCTAGTGCAACTGCAGAATTCATAGATAATAGAATGTATCTACCTTGGAACCAAGAAGAGACAGATAACCACAACGTGCATCATAAAAACTTGGAAAGGGTTCATAGCCTTTCTGACGGTGATAGTAACTACGAAGATCTCACCTCATCTGTAAATAGTGGATGCCACTCAGACAATGAGGTGAATAATAAAGGACATACTTCAAATGATATTAAGCAAATTGAAACGCACGCCAGTTTTGATTCACAAATGAGCGAACAAATACAAAAACCTGTGAGAGCATATTCTGATTCTTCAAACATGTCGTCTCCGAATACATTCGAGGATCCAACAGGAATTCCTCCTGAG TGGATGCCAACAAATGTTAGCGTGCCTTTATTGAACCTGGTTGAGAAGGTATTCCAGCTAAAGCGGCGGGGTTGGATACG GAGACAAGTTCTTTGGATATCTAAACAAATTTTGCAGTTGGTCATGGAAGATGCAATCGATGAATGGATTATAAGACAAATCAACTGGCTCCGAAGAGAGGATTTCATTGTTCAAGTAATACGTTGGATTCAAGAT ACCCTTTGGCCTAATGGTATATTCTTCACCAAGTTGGACGGttacaaagggaatggcggtgGCTCAAGTCAATTTGACAAGCAGTCATCTGGGACTGGGAGTGGCAAGAAGAGTGGTGCAAGCTCATTTGAATTTCAGCTCGAGGCATCTAGAAATGCCAGTGAAGTTAAGAAACTTCTTTTAG ATGGAACCCCGTCTACCTTAGTCAGCATAATTGGGTACAAGCAGTACCGACGTAGTGCAAGGGACATGTACTACTTCCTCCAA TACCCTGTGGTTGCAGTCTAA
- the LOC120684635 gene encoding uncharacterized protein LOC120684635 isoform X1 produces MRKRMESVDDLIEEAKLRTVGWALCVFAISYFLTHTSKSMWTNVPMSILILAFLRYLSFKVEFRWREQPARKHTYLSQVSKKQLSANDHRLSTVLPVSRWRRKVGSPSVEAAFESFTDNILRDFVLDLWYSDITPDREAPELICGLILHGLGELSGRVKEMNLVDLLTRDMVDLIGDHLDIFRKNQAVIGADVMRTLSSEERDERLKQHLIVSQELHPALLSSEHEYKVLQEIVGGIMALVLRPQDAQSPLVRCFSRELMTCLVLQPVMNFASPIYMNELIVYLLNNNDTSNVGGNANMANTGTVTVMHDHPSYKGGSQGSQKESRNLALEPSGLVPGNNSGMRTLVTSEGGKSKVLQDDHDSAIQPRQPNWAVVLDAATKRRSEVLAPENLENMWAIGRNYQKKMIKADHSSRLKGSGGLDNSPRTVAVAKELSSNFNERIASVDDKYMVTMMHSTNRNVQSTFVTGSHPLALQNKNEVKPKEVNQVSYSSKEKTHETSNIAKDQLKRSSSTPDIEKRYLAKSNQPMVSSESGNARKNQDDKVSGLTSHVEVLLHVPKIRCRVVGAYFEKLGSKSFAVYSIAVTDADNKTWFVKRRYRNFERLHRQLKEIPNYSLHLPPKSFLSSSVDDYLVHQRCILLDKYLQDLLSIANIAEQHEVWDFLSASSKNYSAGKSTSVMKTLAVNVDDAMDDIVRQFKGVSDGLKRAVGTSPSSATAEFIDNRMYLPWNQEETDNHNVHHKNLERVHSLSDGDSNYEDLTSSVNSGCHSDNEVNNKGHTSNDIKQIETHASFDSQMSEQIQKPVRAYSDSSNMSSPNTFEDPTGIPPEWMPTNVSVPLLNLVEKVFQLKRRGWIRRQVLWISKQILQLVMEDAIDEWIIRQINWLRREDFIVQVIRWIQDTLWPNGIFFTKLDGYKGNGGGSSQFDKQSSGTGSGKKSGASSFEFQLEASRNASEVKKLLLDGTPSTLVSIIGYKQYRRSARDMYYFLQSNVCVKQLSYAMLEQVIVTIFPELRQLINDIHEKGRKEQASFTHHL; encoded by the exons ATGCGGAAGAGGATGGAGAGCGTGGACGATCTGATCGAGGAGGCCAAGCTGCGCACCGTGGGGTGGGCGCTCTGCGTCTTCGCCATCTCCTACTTCCTCACGC ATACAAGCAAATCAATGTGGACAAATGTGCCCATGTCGATCCTTATACTTGCATTTCTCCGATATCTCTCCTTCAAAGTGGAGTTCCGTTGGAGGGAACAGCCTGCACGGAAGCATACATATTTGTCTCAAGTGTCAAAGAAACAGTTATCTGCTAATGATCATCGTCTTTCAACTGTGCTGCCGGTTTCAAGATGGAGAAGGAAAGTTGGCTCACCTTCCGTTGAGGCTGCTTTTGAAAGTTTCACTGACAATATTTTGAGGGACTTTGTTTTAGACTTGTGGTATTCAGATATTACTCCTGACAGAGAGGCCCCAGAACTGATATGTGGCTTAATACTTCATGGTCTTGGTGAATTATCAGGCAGGGTGAAAGAGATGAATCTAGTTGACTTGCTAACAAG GGATATGGTTGATTTGATTGGTGACCATTTAGATATTTTTCGGAAGAATCAAGCTGTAATTGGTGCTGATGTTATGAGGACGTTGTCTTCCGAGGAAAGAGATGAGAGACTGAAGCAGCACCTAATTGTTTCACAGGAACTTCATCCAGCACTGTTATCTTCAGAGCACGAGTACAAG GTTCTTCAAGAAATTGTGGGGGGCATTATGGCTCTAGTTTTAAGACCACAAGATGCTCAGAGTCCACTAGTTCGCTGTTTCTCCAGGGAACTCATGACCTGCCTTGTCTTGCAGCCAGTGATGAACTTTGCAAGTCCAAT CTATATGAACGAGTTGATTGTCTACCTTCTAAACAACAATGACACGAGCAATGTAGGAGGCAATGCAAACATGGCTAATACTGGAACTGTGACGGTAATGCATGATCATCCATCTTACAAAGGCGGTTCGCAAGGTTCCCAAAAGGAATCGAGGAATTTGGCTTTAGAACCAAGTGGCTTAGTTCCAGGAAATAATTCTGGCATGAGGACACTTGTTACTTCTGAAGGTGGAAAGTCAAAAGTGTTGCAGGATGACCATGACAGTGCCATCCAGCCTCGTCAGCCAAACTGGGCAGTGGTATTGGATGCAGCTACTAAAAGAAGATCAGAGGTTCTTGCCCCTGAGAATCTTGAGAACATGTGGGCAATAGGAAGAAATTACCAAAAGAAAATGATTAAAGCAGACCATTCATCAAGATTGAAAGGTTCTGGTGGTTTAGATAACAGTCCAAGGACTGTGGCAGTGGCTAAAGAGCTATCCTCTAACTTCAATGAGAGAATTGCATCTGTTGATGATAAATACATGGTGACCATGATGCATAGTACAAATAGGAATGTTCAGTCCACGTTTGTCACAGGCAGTCATCCGCTTGCTTTACAAAATAAGAATGAAGTGAAACCAAAAGAGGTGAATCAAGTTAGTTACAGCAGCAAGGAAAAAACACATGAAACCAGCAACATTGCAAAAGATCAACTAAAGCGGTCTAGTAGTACTCCTGATATTGAGAAAAGATATTTGGCCAAAAGTAACCAACCCATGGTTTCTAGTGAAAGTGGAAATGCAAGGAAAAATCAGGATGATAAGGTTTCTGGTCTTACCTCTCATGTTGAGGTACTGTTGCATGTTCCAAAGATAAGATGCAGG GTTGTCGGTGCATATTTCGAGAAACTAGGTTCAAAATCTTTTGCAGTTTATTCTATTGCTGTGACTGATGCAGATAACAAGACCTGGTTTGTGAAAAGAAG ATACCGAAATTTTGAACGTCTTCATCGACAGCTGAAGGAGATACCTAATTATTCATTGCATCTACCTCCAAAGAGTTTTCTTTCATCTAGTGTTGATGATTACCTTGTGCACCAACGATGCATTCTCCTGGACAAGTATCTTCAA GATCTCTTGTCTATAGCTAACATTGCAGAACAACATGAAGTTTGGGATTTTCTTAGTGCATCATCAAAG AATTACTCTGCAGGAAAGTCCACCTCTGTTATGAAAACTTTGGCTG TTAATGTTGATGATGCAATGGATGACATTGTTCGACAATTTAAAGGAGTTTCAGATGGTTTGAAACGGGCGGTTGGCACATCACCTTCTAGTGCAACTGCAGAATTCATAGATAATAGAATGTATCTACCTTGGAACCAAGAAGAGACAGATAACCACAACGTGCATCATAAAAACTTGGAAAGGGTTCATAGCCTTTCTGACGGTGATAGTAACTACGAAGATCTCACCTCATCTGTAAATAGTGGATGCCACTCAGACAATGAGGTGAATAATAAAGGACATACTTCAAATGATATTAAGCAAATTGAAACGCACGCCAGTTTTGATTCACAAATGAGCGAACAAATACAAAAACCTGTGAGAGCATATTCTGATTCTTCAAACATGTCGTCTCCGAATACATTCGAGGATCCAACAGGAATTCCTCCTGAG TGGATGCCAACAAATGTTAGCGTGCCTTTATTGAACCTGGTTGAGAAGGTATTCCAGCTAAAGCGGCGGGGTTGGATACG GAGACAAGTTCTTTGGATATCTAAACAAATTTTGCAGTTGGTCATGGAAGATGCAATCGATGAATGGATTATAAGACAAATCAACTGGCTCCGAAGAGAGGATTTCATTGTTCAAGTAATACGTTGGATTCAAGAT ACCCTTTGGCCTAATGGTATATTCTTCACCAAGTTGGACGGttacaaagggaatggcggtgGCTCAAGTCAATTTGACAAGCAGTCATCTGGGACTGGGAGTGGCAAGAAGAGTGGTGCAAGCTCATTTGAATTTCAGCTCGAGGCATCTAGAAATGCCAGTGAAGTTAAGAAACTTCTTTTAG ATGGAACCCCGTCTACCTTAGTCAGCATAATTGGGTACAAGCAGTACCGACGTAGTGCAAGGGACATGTACTACTTCCTCCAA TCTAATGTCTGCGTTAAGCAGCTCTCGTACGCAATGTTAGAACAAGTGATCGTGACAATCTTCCCAGAGCTTCGTCAGCTAATCAATGACATCCACGAGAAGGGCCGCAAGGAGCAAGCCTCATTCACACACCATCTCTGA
- the LOC120686779 gene encoding uncharacterized protein LOC120686779 has protein sequence MACHQRSTSLPSFPYSTELNVEQELQTLKVHISSPSATISTACDGLRRLGDVYSCIEEMMCLPSNQALTGQRKKMVEEELEKSLVLIDLCNTMQESLAELKTSVQELRLVLKRRDNAAAQLKIESFVRLVKKAHKPLKKTTGKATAEGCSCRVVKLLAEGRETAVSLLESTWLLLPKQIGSPIASKWSLVSKKFQKTKVICEEQQLQALEHSIGDLEDGVEFLFRKLIQSRVAALNILSS, from the coding sequence ATGGCTTGCCATCAAAGGTCCACGAGTTTGCCTTCTTTTCCCTACTCCACTGAACTCAATGTGGAGCAGGAGCTGCAGACCCTGAAAGTGCACATCTCTTCACCTTCCGCAACCATCAGCACTGCGTGCGATGGCTTGAGGAGGCTTGGAGATGTCTACAGCTGCATAGAGGAGATGATGTGCTTGCCCAGCAACCAAGCCTTGACAGGTCAAAGGAAGAAGATGGTGGAGGAAGAACTGGAGAAGTCCCTTGTGCTGATTGATCTCTGCAACACCATGCAAGAGAGCTTGGCAGAGCTGAAGACAAGCGTCCAGGAGCTGCGTCTCGTTCTCAAGAGGAGAGACAATGCGGCAGCTCAGCTTAAGATCGAATCGTTTGTTCGTCTGGTGAAGAAGGCACATAAGCCTTTGAAGAAGACGACCGGCAAAGCTACTGCTGAAGGTTGCAGTTGCAGAGTGGTCAAGCTGCTGGCTGAAGGCCGAGAAACAGCTGTGTCTCTGCTTGAATCCACATGGCTGCTCTTGCCGAAGCAAATTGGCAGCCCCATTGCCAGCAAATGGTCTCTCGTCTCCAAGAAGTTCCAAAAAACGAAGGTTATTTGTGAGGAGCAGCAATTGCAGGCGCTTGAACACAGCATAGGAGATCTTGAAGATGGGGTTGAGTTTCTTTTCAGGAAGTTGATTCAAAGCAGGGTTGCTGCTCTGAATATTCTTAGCTCATAA